A genomic segment from Bradyrhizobium diazoefficiens USDA 110 encodes:
- a CDS encoding ABC transporter substrate-binding protein produces MDRRTVLKGLAGASGLALTGGLSAPAIAQGAAARTLRFVPQANLANFDPIWGTQYVVRNAAALVWDTLYGIDSSLQPQRQMVESEEVTDDGTTWTFKLRPGLKFHDGEPVLSKDVVASLTRWSARDPMGLMIKALQQELTAVDDRTFKWVLKQPFPKLLYALAKNNSPCAFIMPERIAQTDPFKQITDYVGSGPMKFAKGEWVPGAKAVFEKFADYAPRQEKASWLAGGKQIMVDRIEWIVMPDPATAAAALQNGEVDWWESPIADLVPVLKKNKNISVDIGDPLGNVGSFRMNFLYPPFNDVRARRAVLMAMSQEDYMRAIVGDDTALWKPLPGYFTPDTPLYSEAGGEILKGKRDLDAAKKLLAESGYSGQPVTCLVAQDQPITKAQGDVTADLLKKLGMNVDFVATDWGTVGSRRAQKTPPGQGGWNMFHTWHAGADCINPAPYTAIRANGDKAWFGWPTSPGTEKEVASWFEAKNLDEEKAAIGRLNKAALDDVVYAPTGFFLSYTAWRKNVSGITKGPLPFFWGVSKSA; encoded by the coding sequence ATGGACCGCAGGACCGTATTGAAGGGACTGGCTGGCGCAAGCGGCCTGGCATTGACGGGCGGCCTTTCGGCCCCGGCGATCGCCCAGGGTGCCGCGGCGCGTACCCTGCGCTTCGTGCCGCAGGCCAATCTCGCCAATTTCGATCCGATCTGGGGCACGCAATATGTCGTGCGCAACGCTGCGGCGCTGGTCTGGGACACGCTTTACGGCATCGATTCCTCGCTCCAGCCGCAACGCCAGATGGTGGAGTCCGAGGAAGTCACCGACGACGGTACGACCTGGACGTTCAAATTGCGGCCGGGGCTCAAGTTCCATGACGGCGAGCCGGTGCTGAGCAAGGACGTCGTCGCGAGCCTTACGCGCTGGTCGGCGCGAGATCCGATGGGGCTCATGATCAAGGCGCTTCAGCAGGAGCTGACGGCCGTCGACGATCGCACCTTCAAATGGGTGCTCAAGCAGCCCTTCCCGAAGCTGCTCTACGCGCTGGCCAAGAACAACTCGCCGTGCGCCTTCATCATGCCGGAGCGCATCGCGCAGACCGATCCGTTCAAGCAGATCACCGACTATGTCGGCTCCGGGCCGATGAAGTTCGCCAAGGGCGAATGGGTGCCCGGCGCGAAAGCGGTGTTCGAGAAGTTCGCCGACTACGCGCCGCGGCAGGAGAAAGCGTCGTGGCTGGCCGGCGGCAAGCAGATCATGGTTGACCGCATCGAATGGATCGTGATGCCGGATCCGGCGACCGCGGCCGCCGCCTTGCAGAACGGCGAGGTCGACTGGTGGGAAAGCCCGATCGCCGACCTCGTTCCGGTCCTGAAGAAGAACAAGAACATCAGCGTCGACATTGGCGATCCCCTCGGCAATGTCGGCTCGTTCCGCATGAACTTCCTGTATCCGCCCTTCAACGACGTGCGGGCGCGGCGCGCGGTGCTGATGGCAATGAGTCAGGAAGACTACATGCGCGCGATCGTCGGCGACGACACCGCGTTGTGGAAGCCGCTGCCCGGCTATTTCACGCCGGATACGCCGCTCTATTCCGAGGCGGGCGGCGAGATCCTGAAGGGCAAGCGCGATCTCGACGCAGCCAAGAAGCTGCTCGCCGAGAGCGGTTATTCCGGCCAGCCCGTGACGTGCCTCGTGGCGCAGGACCAGCCGATCACCAAGGCGCAGGGCGACGTGACCGCGGACCTCCTGAAGAAGCTCGGCATGAATGTCGATTTCGTCGCGACCGACTGGGGCACGGTCGGCTCGCGCCGTGCACAGAAGACGCCGCCGGGACAGGGCGGCTGGAACATGTTCCACACCTGGCATGCGGGCGCGGACTGCATCAACCCTGCGCCGTACACCGCCATTCGCGCCAACGGCGACAAGGCCTGGTTCGGCTGGCCCACCAGCCCCGGCACCGAAAAGGAGGTCGCGTCCTGGTTCGAGGCCAAGAACCTCGATGAGGAGAAAGCCGCCATCGGCCGCCTCAACAAGGCGGCGCTCGATGACGTCGTCTACGCGCCGACCGGCTTCTTCCTGAGCTACACCGCGTGGCGCAAGAACGTCTCCGGCATTACCAAGGGGCCGCTGCCGTTCTTCTGGGGCGTGTCGAAATCCGCATGA
- a CDS encoding ABC transporter permease, translating into MTDTTVNPQSLPAGLVLAPQLPEILRPVKIRRGFIGFLRGHPTVAIGGALLLTLVLIAIFAPYLGTVDPTALAPAKRTRAPSADYWFGTDVLGRDIYSRVLFGARVSLTVGLSVAMFASAVGLAIGIVSGFIRWADGILMRFMDGLMSIPPILLAIALMALTRGSVGNVILAITIAEIPRVSRLVRSVVLSLREQPYVDAAVACGTRTPMIILRHILPNTLAPMLVQATYICASAMITEAILSFIGAGTPPTIPSWGNIMAEGRALWQVKPYIVFFPAAFLSVTVLAVNLLGDGLRDALDPRMAKSL; encoded by the coding sequence TTGACCGACACCACCGTCAACCCGCAATCGCTCCCGGCCGGTCTAGTCCTCGCGCCGCAACTGCCGGAGATCCTTCGGCCGGTCAAGATCCGGCGCGGCTTCATCGGCTTCCTGCGCGGTCATCCGACGGTCGCCATCGGCGGTGCGCTGCTGCTGACGCTGGTCCTGATCGCGATCTTCGCGCCTTATCTCGGAACGGTCGATCCGACCGCGCTCGCGCCAGCCAAGCGCACGCGCGCGCCGTCGGCGGACTACTGGTTCGGCACCGACGTGCTCGGCCGCGACATCTATTCGCGCGTGCTCTTCGGCGCGCGGGTCTCGCTCACGGTCGGCCTGTCGGTTGCGATGTTCGCGTCTGCGGTGGGCCTTGCCATCGGCATCGTCTCCGGCTTCATCCGCTGGGCCGACGGCATCCTAATGCGCTTCATGGACGGCTTGATGTCGATCCCGCCGATCCTGCTGGCGATCGCGCTGATGGCCTTGACGCGCGGCAGCGTCGGCAACGTCATCCTGGCCATCACCATCGCCGAGATCCCGCGCGTCTCGCGCCTCGTCCGCAGCGTGGTGCTGTCGCTGCGTGAGCAGCCCTATGTGGACGCGGCGGTGGCCTGCGGCACGCGCACGCCGATGATCATCCTGCGCCACATTCTGCCCAACACGCTCGCGCCCATGCTGGTCCAGGCGACCTATATCTGCGCCAGCGCCATGATCACGGAGGCGATCCTGTCCTTCATCGGTGCGGGAACGCCGCCCACCATTCCGTCCTGGGGCAACATCATGGCCGAGGGCCGCGCGCTGTGGCAGGTCAAGCCCTACATCGTGTTCTTTCCGGCGGCCTTCCTGTCCGTCACCGTGCTTGCCGTGAATCTGCTCGGCGACGGCCTTCGCGATGCGCTCGATCCGCGCATGGCCAAGAGCCTCTGA
- a CDS encoding ABC transporter ATP-binding protein, whose translation MSPPLLQVNDLKKHFPVNKGLFGRKSEWVYAVDGVSFEIARGETLSLVGESGCGKSTVGRAILRLFDITSGQVILDGQRIDDAAPATMRQMRRRVQVVFQDPFSSLNPRMRVRDILAEPIRNFGLAKSAEDLEVRVTALMDTVRLPREALNRRPHEFSGGQRQRIGIARALAAEPELIVCDEAVSALDVSVKAQIVNLLQDLQQKFGLALLFISHDLAIVEHMTHRVAVMYLGKIVEVAPRREIFAAPRHPYTKALLSAVPLPEPGAQRNPIILGGDVPSPINPPSGCRFHTRCPYVFDRCRTEEPVLRTTGPEQWVACHLDEALEAP comes from the coding sequence ATGAGTCCTCCTCTGCTCCAGGTCAACGACCTCAAGAAGCATTTTCCGGTCAACAAGGGCCTGTTCGGCCGCAAGTCCGAATGGGTGTATGCGGTCGACGGCGTGTCTTTCGAGATCGCGCGCGGCGAGACGCTGTCGCTGGTCGGGGAGTCCGGCTGCGGCAAATCGACGGTCGGCCGCGCCATCCTGCGGCTGTTCGACATCACTTCCGGGCAGGTGATCCTCGACGGCCAGCGCATCGACGATGCCGCGCCGGCCACGATGCGCCAGATGCGCCGGCGCGTGCAGGTCGTGTTCCAGGATCCGTTCTCCAGCCTCAATCCGCGCATGCGCGTGCGCGACATTCTCGCGGAGCCGATCCGCAATTTCGGCCTCGCCAAATCCGCGGAAGATCTCGAGGTGCGCGTCACGGCGCTGATGGACACCGTGCGCCTGCCGCGCGAGGCGCTGAACCGCCGGCCGCACGAGTTCTCCGGCGGTCAGCGCCAGCGCATCGGGATCGCGCGGGCGCTGGCGGCCGAGCCCGAGCTGATCGTCTGCGACGAGGCGGTCTCCGCGCTCGATGTCTCGGTCAAGGCGCAGATCGTCAACCTGCTCCAGGATCTCCAGCAGAAATTCGGCCTCGCGCTGCTATTCATCAGCCATGACCTCGCCATCGTCGAGCACATGACCCATCGCGTCGCGGTGATGTATCTCGGCAAGATCGTCGAGGTCGCGCCGCGCCGGGAGATCTTTGCCGCGCCGAGGCATCCCTACACCAAGGCGCTGCTCTCAGCGGTGCCGCTGCCCGAGCCGGGCGCCCAGCGCAACCCGATCATCCTCGGCGGCGACGTGCCGAGCCCGATCAATCCGCCGAGCGGATGCCGCTTCCACACCCGTTGTCCATACGTGTTCGACCGTTGTCGCACGGAAGAGCCGGTGCTTCGGACGACTGGACCCGAGCAGTGGGTGGCGTGCCACCTCGACGAGGCACTAGAGGCACCATAA
- a CDS encoding MarR family winged helix-turn-helix transcriptional regulator: MRQVRKSRSGGKHRPWPLSQRPGYLIRRLHQIHVALFQEACGAFEVTPLQYSLLSALAVRETADQTTLAADIALDRTTTTGALKRLAARNLVERAINKDDRRARLCRLTPAGAALLVKIEGAARRAHRATLGDLSEREQALFIEMMQRIVAGNPSRDSAASLFD, from the coding sequence TTGCGGCAAGTCAGGAAAAGTCGCAGCGGGGGCAAGCACCGCCCCTGGCCATTGTCGCAACGTCCCGGCTATCTGATCCGGCGGCTGCACCAGATTCACGTCGCGCTGTTTCAGGAAGCGTGCGGCGCGTTCGAGGTCACGCCGCTGCAATACAGCCTGCTCTCGGCACTGGCCGTGCGCGAAACCGCCGATCAGACCACTTTGGCGGCCGATATCGCCCTCGATCGGACCACGACGACCGGTGCGCTGAAGCGGCTCGCTGCACGGAACCTGGTCGAGCGCGCCATCAACAAGGACGATCGCCGCGCGCGCCTGTGCCGATTGACGCCGGCCGGCGCGGCGCTTCTGGTCAAGATCGAGGGCGCGGCACGGCGGGCGCATCGTGCGACGCTCGGCGATTTGAGCGAGCGGGAACAGGCGCTCTTCATCGAAATGATGCAGCGCATCGTGGCCGGCAACCCAAGTCGCGACAGCGCCGCTTCCCTATTCGATTAG
- a CDS encoding cytosine permease, translated as MTDSELRADIHSIEPIPDADRDSTGPQQMWIWAGANIAPVNWALGALGIILKLGLMETIAVIVLGNIVGCAIFATFTVMGHKTGVNQMVLSRSAFGVRGAYLPSILMFVMTLGWIGVNTYFPVKVSIGILGQFGVPDTWLIEIVIITLVMAAQVLIGVYGFYAIRTFEKYTVPPTIAIMVLMSVLAWTRPGVVNWSLTTSLPPGAHLAMLTLLMTAIGVGWGISWVTWASDYSRFVPKSVPSKSVFWYSYVGMFVPTVWLGILGATIASTTLDTDPAKMVSAVFGGPVSILVLLMVLHGPIATNILNVYSATLAALSAGLKFSRFWLTVIVGVAGYLVTLYFIFAPSFAKAFDNWMISLLLWMSPWAGVVLADFFLKRKGKIDVAELYRSPETSAYGDINWAGMIAFFAGLVAGWLVEDGLVGALQGPVSINLLGGADLSWLFGIGVSGLVYLALGKHVTSPSSIVASSAGR; from the coding sequence ATGACGGATTCCGAACTTCGCGCTGATATTCACAGCATCGAACCAATTCCCGATGCGGACCGGGACTCGACTGGACCGCAGCAGATGTGGATCTGGGCCGGCGCCAACATCGCGCCGGTCAACTGGGCGCTCGGCGCGCTCGGCATCATCCTGAAACTGGGATTGATGGAGACGATCGCGGTCATCGTGCTCGGGAACATCGTCGGCTGCGCGATCTTCGCGACCTTCACCGTGATGGGGCACAAGACCGGCGTCAACCAGATGGTGCTGAGCCGGTCCGCGTTCGGCGTCCGCGGCGCCTACCTGCCCAGCATCCTGATGTTCGTGATGACGCTCGGCTGGATCGGCGTCAACACCTACTTCCCGGTGAAGGTTTCGATCGGAATCCTTGGCCAGTTCGGCGTGCCCGACACCTGGCTGATCGAGATCGTCATCATCACGCTGGTGATGGCGGCGCAGGTCCTGATCGGCGTGTACGGTTTCTACGCGATCCGCACCTTCGAGAAATACACGGTGCCGCCGACCATCGCCATCATGGTGCTGATGAGCGTGCTGGCCTGGACGCGCCCCGGCGTCGTCAACTGGAGCCTCACGACCTCGCTGCCGCCGGGCGCGCATCTGGCGATGCTGACCCTGCTGATGACGGCGATCGGCGTCGGCTGGGGCATTTCCTGGGTCACCTGGGCCTCCGACTATTCGCGCTTCGTGCCGAAAAGCGTGCCGTCGAAATCCGTGTTCTGGTACAGCTATGTCGGTATGTTCGTGCCGACGGTCTGGCTCGGCATCCTCGGCGCGACCATCGCCTCGACCACGCTGGACACCGATCCCGCAAAAATGGTCAGCGCGGTGTTCGGCGGGCCGGTCAGCATCCTGGTCCTCTTGATGGTGCTGCATGGCCCGATCGCGACCAACATCCTCAACGTCTACTCGGCGACCCTGGCGGCGCTGAGCGCGGGGCTGAAGTTCTCGCGCTTCTGGCTCACCGTCATCGTCGGTGTCGCCGGCTATCTGGTCACGCTGTATTTCATCTTCGCGCCGTCCTTCGCCAAAGCGTTCGACAACTGGATGATCAGCCTCTTGTTGTGGATGAGCCCGTGGGCCGGCGTGGTGCTCGCGGATTTCTTCCTCAAGCGGAAGGGCAAGATCGACGTCGCCGAGCTCTACCGCTCGCCGGAGACCAGCGCCTATGGCGACATCAACTGGGCCGGCATGATCGCGTTCTTCGCCGGCCTTGTCGCCGGATGGCTGGTGGAAGACGGCCTGGTCGGCGCGCTTCAGGGGCCGGTCTCGATCAACCTCCTGGGCGGAGCCGATCTGAGCTGGCTGTTCGGGATCGGCGTCTCGGGGCTGGTCTATCTGGCGCTGGGCAAGCACGTCACGTCGCCCTCCTCGATCGTTGCGAGCAGCGCAGGCCGGTGA
- a CDS encoding acetamidase/formamidase family protein, translated as MDYVLRSTPGNVQWGLWDGRLKPVLRIASGDRVTIETLSGEPDDLPDPSLGFDVVPGHAEVLASAFRGPGPHLLTGPVYIEGAEPGDVLEVRVLSIELRCNWGWNLQVPTLGTLPEDFPEFRRIHIPLDRARNVAKLPWGQELPLSPFFGNFGVAPPLAWGRLSSKEPRAFGGNMDNKELGAGSTLYFPVFVPGALFSAGDGHALQGDGEVCLTAIEAALTGTFEFHVRRDLRLTSPRAETASDWITMGFDEDLDDAAKAALRDMIALIREHSGLGAQDAYTLCSIAADLRVTQMVDGNKGIHCVLAKSRMPCL; from the coding sequence ATGGACTACGTTCTGCGATCCACTCCTGGAAACGTCCAGTGGGGACTCTGGGACGGACGGCTGAAGCCGGTGCTCCGGATCGCATCCGGAGACCGCGTGACCATCGAGACGCTCTCGGGCGAGCCGGACGACCTGCCCGATCCATCGCTCGGTTTTGACGTCGTGCCCGGACATGCGGAGGTGCTCGCAAGCGCCTTCCGCGGTCCGGGGCCGCACCTTCTCACCGGGCCTGTCTACATCGAGGGCGCCGAGCCTGGCGACGTCCTCGAAGTGCGCGTGCTGAGCATCGAGCTGCGCTGCAATTGGGGCTGGAATCTCCAGGTCCCGACGCTCGGCACTCTCCCTGAGGATTTCCCCGAGTTCCGCCGCATCCACATTCCGCTGGACCGCGCGCGCAACGTCGCAAAACTCCCCTGGGGCCAGGAGCTGCCGCTCTCCCCCTTCTTCGGCAATTTCGGCGTCGCGCCGCCGCTCGCCTGGGGCCGATTGTCCTCAAAGGAGCCGCGGGCATTCGGCGGCAACATGGACAACAAGGAGTTAGGTGCCGGCAGCACGCTTTATTTTCCGGTCTTCGTGCCGGGCGCGCTGTTCTCCGCCGGCGACGGCCACGCGCTCCAGGGCGACGGCGAAGTCTGCCTGACCGCGATCGAGGCGGCGCTCACCGGCACCTTCGAATTCCACGTCCGCCGCGATCTCCGCCTCACCTCGCCCCGCGCCGAGACGGCGTCCGACTGGATCACCATGGGCTTTGACGAGGATCTCGACGACGCGGCCAAGGCCGCGCTGCGCGACATGATCGCGCTGATCCGCGAGCACAGCGGCCTCGGCGCACAGGATGCCTATACGCTCTGCTCGATCGCCGCGGACCTGCGGGTCACGCAGATGGTCGACGGCAACAAGGGCATTCACTGCGTGCTGGCGAAATCCCGCATGCCATGCCTCTAA
- a CDS encoding ABC transporter ATP-binding protein, translated as MALLEVENLQAHFRTPSGINRAVDGVSFHVNEGETLAIVGESGCGKSVTSMSLMRLIPEPPGKIAGSIRFAGRDLLKLSDREMRAIRGNDISMIFQEPMTSLNPVLTVGRQIRETLMIHQGLDKQAAEAHAIEMLTLVGIPEPKRRVREYPHQLSGGMRQRVMIAVALACNPKLLIADEPTTALDVTIQAQILKLMLDLKSRVGAAIILITHDLGVVAEIAERVMVMYAGRKVEEAPVAELFRSPRHPYTQGLLGAVPRLGSSLTGTARRLAEIPGQVPDLRKPITGCVFAGRCALATDLCRQYAPGLEEKGPRHVAACHYAAKGAVAA; from the coding sequence ATGGCGCTGCTCGAAGTCGAGAACCTTCAGGCCCACTTCCGTACGCCCAGCGGCATCAACCGCGCGGTCGACGGCGTGTCCTTCCATGTCAACGAGGGCGAGACGCTCGCCATCGTCGGCGAATCCGGCTGCGGCAAGTCGGTGACCTCGATGTCGCTGATGCGGCTGATCCCGGAGCCGCCGGGCAAGATCGCGGGCAGCATCCGCTTTGCGGGCAGGGACCTCCTCAAGCTGTCCGACCGCGAGATGCGCGCCATCCGCGGCAACGACATCTCGATGATCTTCCAGGAACCGATGACGAGCCTCAATCCGGTCCTGACCGTCGGCCGCCAGATCCGCGAGACGCTGATGATCCATCAGGGCCTGGACAAGCAGGCCGCCGAGGCGCACGCGATCGAGATGCTGACGCTGGTCGGCATTCCCGAGCCGAAGCGGCGCGTGCGCGAATATCCACACCAACTCTCCGGCGGCATGCGCCAGCGCGTGATGATCGCCGTTGCGCTGGCGTGCAATCCGAAGCTTCTGATCGCGGATGAGCCGACCACGGCGCTCGACGTGACCATCCAGGCGCAAATCCTCAAGCTGATGCTCGACCTCAAGAGCCGGGTCGGTGCTGCGATCATCCTGATCACGCACGATCTTGGCGTCGTTGCCGAGATCGCCGAGCGCGTCATGGTCATGTATGCTGGCCGCAAGGTCGAGGAGGCGCCGGTCGCCGAGCTGTTTCGCTCGCCCCGGCATCCCTATACGCAAGGTTTGCTCGGCGCCGTGCCGCGGCTTGGTTCGTCGCTGACGGGCACCGCGAGACGGCTGGCCGAGATTCCCGGGCAGGTCCCCGATCTCCGCAAGCCGATCACCGGCTGCGTCTTCGCCGGACGCTGTGCGCTCGCGACCGATCTCTGCCGCCAATATGCGCCGGGGCTCGAGGAGAAGGGCCCACGCCACGTCGCGGCCTGTCATTACGCAGCGAAGGGAGCGGTCGCGGCATGA
- a CDS encoding ABC transporter permease, giving the protein MLSYILRRIVATLPVMAIVALFVFSLLYIAPGDPAVVIAGDQASPEDVERIRQSLGLDRPFLIQFGSWVWRILHGDLGTSIFTNLPVSTMIGQRLGPTLSLMIVTLLLTIVVAVPLGVVAAWKAGSLIDRVIMGFAVFGFSLPVFVVGYMLSYIFALELEWLPVQGYTPLAQGFWPWLENLILPAVALGCVYIALIARITRATMLEVLQQDYIRTARAKGLGQGGILFVHALKNAAVPIVTVIGIGIALLIGGAVVTESVFAIPGLGRLTIDAILRRDYPVIQGIVLLFSFVYVLVNLMIDVIYTLVDPRIRY; this is encoded by the coding sequence ATGCTCTCCTACATCCTCCGTCGCATCGTCGCGACCTTGCCGGTGATGGCAATCGTCGCGCTGTTCGTGTTCAGCCTGCTTTACATCGCGCCGGGTGATCCGGCCGTGGTGATCGCGGGCGATCAGGCGAGCCCGGAGGATGTGGAGCGAATCCGCCAGAGCCTCGGTCTCGACCGGCCGTTCCTGATCCAGTTCGGAAGCTGGGTCTGGCGCATCCTGCACGGCGATCTCGGCACCTCGATCTTCACCAATCTGCCGGTCTCGACGATGATCGGGCAGCGTCTCGGACCGACGCTGTCGCTGATGATCGTCACGCTGCTGCTCACCATCGTGGTCGCGGTGCCGCTCGGCGTGGTGGCGGCGTGGAAAGCCGGCAGCCTGATCGACCGCGTCATCATGGGCTTTGCCGTGTTCGGCTTCTCGCTGCCCGTCTTCGTGGTCGGCTACATGCTTTCCTACATCTTCGCGCTCGAACTGGAATGGCTGCCGGTGCAGGGCTACACGCCGCTTGCCCAGGGCTTTTGGCCCTGGCTGGAGAACTTGATCTTGCCGGCGGTCGCGCTGGGCTGTGTCTACATCGCGCTGATCGCGCGCATCACCCGCGCCACCATGCTCGAAGTGCTGCAGCAGGACTATATCCGCACCGCGCGGGCCAAGGGCCTCGGGCAGGGCGGCATCCTGTTTGTTCACGCGCTGAAGAACGCGGCGGTGCCGATCGTCACCGTGATCGGGATCGGCATCGCGCTCCTGATCGGCGGTGCCGTCGTCACGGAAAGCGTGTTTGCGATTCCCGGCCTCGGCCGGCTCACGATCGATGCGATCCTGCGCCGCGACTATCCCGTCATCCAGGGGATCGTGCTGCTGTTCAGCTTCGTCTACGTCCTCGTCAATTTGATGATCGACGTCATCTATACGCTCGTTGACCCGAGGATTCGCTATTGA
- the nikE gene encoding nickel ABC transporter ATP-binding protein NikE: MSKELLRIDDLHVSFSTRRGMVEAVRGVTLTVEAGEMLGLVGESGSGKSVTGFATTRLLDAAGRVTGGKILFRGQDVTKLRGDDLRQLQGAAMSMIFQNPRAALNPIRAIGLQIADAILTHKRISKDAARAEALELLRAVQIRDPEARMNAYPHELSGGMCQRVMIAIAISCNPALLIADEPTTGLDVTTQKVVMDLLADIAAARGMATILITHDLGLAARYCRRIAVMERGRIVEEASPRILFTTPQHAYTRRLVAASPTATSRIEDLVTEEEREGYAAVVNMPRQEPAHGTPPLLEVRKLAKRFDQGSAAVADFSMTMAGGESVGLVGESGSGKSTTSRMICRLIDPSEGDIVFDGQSIGHVASRDFHRSSLRKDIQMVFQDPNESLNPRFTAFDCIAHPLMRLDGMRTGDALRARVEECAERVGLPLDLLPRFPHQLSGGQKARVGIARAIACRPRLLVLDEPTAALDVSVQAVVLQLLDRLRRENDIALLFVSHDLNVVRMLCDRTIVLRNGGIVEQGESRALFDNPKTDYTRKLVEAIPHIETGPTLAAAL; this comes from the coding sequence ATGAGCAAGGAACTGCTCAGGATCGACGACCTCCACGTCTCGTTCTCGACGCGGCGCGGCATGGTCGAGGCCGTGCGCGGGGTCACGCTCACCGTCGAAGCGGGCGAGATGCTCGGCCTCGTCGGCGAGAGCGGCTCGGGCAAGTCGGTTACGGGGTTCGCAACGACAAGGCTGCTCGATGCAGCCGGCCGCGTCACCGGCGGCAAGATCCTGTTTCGCGGGCAGGACGTGACAAAACTCCGGGGCGACGATCTCCGTCAGCTCCAGGGCGCCGCGATGTCCATGATCTTCCAGAACCCGCGCGCGGCGCTCAACCCGATCCGGGCGATCGGCTTGCAGATCGCAGACGCGATCCTCACCCACAAGCGCATCTCGAAGGACGCCGCGCGCGCCGAGGCGCTGGAGCTGCTGCGTGCGGTCCAGATCCGCGACCCCGAGGCGCGGATGAATGCCTATCCGCACGAGCTCTCCGGCGGCATGTGCCAGCGCGTGATGATCGCGATCGCGATCTCCTGCAATCCCGCACTGCTGATTGCCGACGAGCCGACCACCGGCCTCGACGTCACCACGCAGAAGGTGGTGATGGATCTTCTGGCGGACATCGCCGCCGCGCGCGGCATGGCGACGATCCTGATCACGCACGATCTCGGGCTCGCGGCGCGCTACTGCCGTCGCATCGCGGTGATGGAGCGCGGTCGCATCGTCGAGGAGGCCAGTCCCAGGATTCTCTTCACCACGCCGCAGCACGCCTACACCAGGCGCCTCGTTGCGGCATCGCCGACCGCGACGTCCCGGATCGAGGATCTCGTGACGGAGGAGGAGCGGGAAGGCTACGCGGCGGTTGTCAACATGCCGAGGCAGGAGCCCGCGCACGGTACGCCGCCGCTGCTGGAAGTGCGCAAGCTTGCCAAGCGTTTCGATCAGGGCTCCGCGGCGGTCGCGGATTTCTCGATGACGATGGCCGGCGGCGAGAGCGTCGGTCTCGTCGGTGAGTCCGGCTCGGGCAAGAGCACGACGTCGCGGATGATCTGCCGCCTGATCGATCCGAGCGAAGGCGACATCGTGTTCGACGGGCAGTCGATCGGTCATGTGGCGTCGCGTGATTTTCACCGCTCGTCCTTGCGCAAGGACATTCAGATGGTCTTCCAGGACCCGAACGAGAGCCTCAACCCGCGCTTCACCGCCTTCGACTGCATCGCCCATCCCCTGATGCGGCTCGACGGCATGCGGACGGGCGACGCGCTGCGCGCGCGGGTCGAGGAATGCGCGGAGCGCGTGGGGCTGCCGCTCGATCTCTTGCCGCGCTTCCCGCACCAGCTCTCCGGCGGCCAGAAGGCCCGCGTCGGCATCGCCCGCGCCATCGCCTGCCGGCCCCGGCTTCTGGTGCTGGACGAGCCGACCGCCGCGCTCGACGTCTCCGTGCAGGCGGTGGTGCTGCAACTGCTCGATCGCTTGCGCCGCGAGAACGACATCGCGCTGCTGTTCGTCAGCCACGATCTCAACGTGGTGCGCATGCTCTGCGATCGCACCATCGTGCTGCGCAATGGCGGCATCGTGGAACAGGGCGAGAGCCGGGCGCTGTTCGACAATCCGAAGACCGACTACACGCGCAAGCTGGTCGAGGCGATCCCGCATATCGAGACCGGGCCGACGCTGGCGGCGGCGCTTTGA